A genomic region of Sulfobacillus acidophilus DSM 10332 contains the following coding sequences:
- a CDS encoding NAD-dependent formate dehydrogenase iron-sulfur protein (PFAM: 2Fe-2S iron-sulfur cluster binding domain; Molybdopterin oxidoreductase Fe4S4 domain~COGs: COG3383 Uncharacterized anaerobic dehydrogenase~InterPro IPR001041:IPR001450:IPR006963~KEGG: amd:AMED_4579 formate dehydrogenase alpha subunit~PFAM: Molybdopterin oxidoreductase Fe4S4 region; Ferredoxin; 4Fe-4S ferredoxin, iron-sulphur binding, subgroup~SPTR: Formate dehydrogenase alpha subunit), which yields MGQISLTIDGIPVQVEEGTTLRAAAQAVGQEVPTVCWHENLTPANACRACVVEVEGNRALVASCSRVAEEGMVVHTQSPRVQNARRVVGELLASATDVSLAPSVQTLLERTQATPERLAGETREIPVRDDNRLYVRDYAKCILCYRCVEACGTDAQNTFAIQVAGRGFEAHIDAGFGRDMPESDCVFCGNCVAVCPTGALIDRSEWTLRQEGAWNADDIEVTQTVCSYCGVGCQLELHVQNNRIVKVTSPMDHPVTHGMLCVKGRYGYQYVQAEP from the coding sequence ATGGGACAGATTTCCCTCACCATCGACGGCATCCCGGTCCAAGTAGAAGAAGGCACGACCCTTAGGGCCGCCGCTCAGGCCGTAGGTCAGGAGGTGCCGACCGTTTGCTGGCACGAAAACCTCACGCCGGCCAACGCGTGTCGTGCCTGTGTGGTGGAGGTCGAAGGCAATCGCGCCCTCGTGGCCTCTTGTTCGCGAGTCGCTGAAGAAGGGATGGTCGTCCATACCCAAAGTCCCCGGGTGCAAAATGCCCGCCGCGTGGTAGGCGAGCTCTTGGCGTCGGCCACCGACGTCTCGCTGGCACCCAGCGTACAAACCTTGCTCGAACGAACCCAAGCCACTCCCGAACGGCTGGCGGGAGAGACCCGCGAAATCCCCGTCCGGGACGATAACCGGTTGTACGTTCGCGACTACGCCAAATGCATCTTGTGTTACCGCTGTGTGGAAGCGTGCGGGACCGACGCACAAAATACCTTTGCCATTCAAGTAGCCGGACGGGGCTTTGAGGCCCATATCGATGCCGGATTTGGACGCGATATGCCGGAATCCGATTGCGTGTTCTGCGGCAACTGCGTGGCCGTGTGTCCCACCGGGGCATTAATCGACCGATCGGAGTGGACGTTACGGCAAGAAGGCGCTTGGAACGCGGATGACATTGAAGTCACCCAAACCGTGTGCTCCTATTGCGGGGTCGGTTGCCAACTGGAACTTCATGTGCAGAATAACCGGATTGTCAAGGTCACCTCCCCCATGGATCACCCGGTCACCCACGGTATGCTGTGTGTCAAAGGCCGCTACGGCTATCAATATGTCCAAGCCGAACCCTAA